In a genomic window of Anaerohalosphaeraceae bacterium:
- the priA gene encoding primosomal protein N' has protein sequence MKRPESDSLFEHQEPNAEGRVIRAAFNTGADALFDYLLPSGLGSVRPGQRVRVPFGRTNRLLEAFVVEVEPADAGADSDWQKARAFDLKTVREILDEEPLLDEQLMELARWMSAYYVCPLGQVLAAMVPAAVKKEAGVRKEVRVYLTGEPPEDSKLGSGPQQTIVRLLQEEGAVSEETAVEKTMLLERAGCTEGPLKKLLRSGVAACAVRYGVRPLPMVPQGLREQAEAIVLTEDQQRALTHLEQQLQAGRFSVTLLHGVTDSGKTEVYIRAIEKTLSMGRQAIVMLPEIALTAQTVQRFGARFQRLAVMHSGLSGPQRNAQWQAIRRGQADVVIGARSAVFAPLQRLGLIVVDEEHEPSYKQDMVPRYHGRDAAIKRAQLAGAVCLLGSATPSLETLHNCQTRANYTRIVMSRRVRNLPMPRMDVINMLTAFEGRAVRQPQLLSPALEEALHEVLARGEQAILLLNRRGYSHFIYCPSCRHTLHCRNCDVTLTYHKRPHREDAAETVLGRHMTGGYAICHYCLAKTLVPKACPLCGQAMTMIGLGAQRLEEEVQHKLPHARLRRIDSDAMAGRDYYGLLEDFAAGRIDILVGTQMLAKGLHFPNVTLVGIVSADTALSLPDFRANERTFQLICQAAGRAGRSEKGGRVLIQTFLPGQPAIDFACRYDWEGFVQEEMKHRRACHLPPVWRMAMVLMRDGRYERLTAAAKAVNARLEQIIDREKLPILLRGPMEAPISRISGQHRMHLIVQAPQPQPIQQLFARFRASSPIRPSVQIQIDVDPVSVL, from the coding sequence ATGAAACGCCCAGAAAGCGACAGTTTGTTTGAGCATCAGGAGCCGAATGCGGAGGGCCGGGTCATTCGCGCGGCCTTCAATACCGGGGCCGATGCGCTGTTTGATTATCTGCTGCCCAGCGGGCTGGGCTCTGTGCGCCCGGGCCAGCGGGTGCGCGTGCCCTTCGGACGCACCAATCGGCTTCTGGAGGCGTTTGTCGTGGAGGTCGAGCCCGCCGACGCCGGAGCCGATTCCGATTGGCAGAAGGCGCGGGCCTTTGACCTGAAAACGGTTCGGGAGATTCTCGATGAAGAACCGCTGCTGGATGAGCAGCTGATGGAGCTGGCCCGGTGGATGAGTGCCTACTACGTCTGTCCGCTGGGGCAGGTGCTGGCGGCGATGGTGCCGGCAGCAGTCAAAAAAGAAGCGGGCGTTCGCAAGGAAGTGCGGGTGTATCTGACCGGCGAGCCCCCGGAAGACTCAAAACTTGGCAGCGGGCCGCAGCAGACGATTGTCCGTCTTCTGCAGGAAGAGGGGGCCGTCAGCGAAGAGACGGCCGTCGAAAAAACGATGCTGCTGGAGCGGGCGGGCTGTACGGAGGGGCCGCTGAAGAAACTGCTGCGCAGCGGTGTGGCGGCCTGTGCGGTTCGATACGGCGTGCGGCCGCTGCCGATGGTGCCGCAGGGGCTGCGGGAGCAGGCGGAGGCCATCGTGCTCACAGAAGACCAGCAGCGGGCGCTGACTCATCTGGAACAGCAGCTGCAGGCGGGACGGTTTTCCGTGACGCTGCTGCACGGCGTGACCGACAGCGGCAAGACGGAGGTGTATATTCGGGCAATCGAGAAGACCCTGTCGATGGGCCGGCAGGCGATTGTGATGCTGCCGGAGATTGCCCTGACAGCCCAGACAGTCCAGCGGTTCGGGGCGCGGTTCCAGCGGCTGGCGGTGATGCATTCGGGCCTGTCGGGCCCGCAGCGAAACGCGCAGTGGCAGGCGATTCGCCGCGGGCAGGCGGATGTGGTCATCGGCGCCCGCTCGGCCGTCTTTGCGCCCCTGCAGCGGCTGGGGCTGATTGTGGTCGATGAGGAGCACGAACCGAGCTACAAGCAGGATATGGTGCCGCGCTATCACGGGCGCGATGCGGCAATCAAGCGGGCACAGCTGGCCGGGGCCGTGTGTCTGCTGGGCTCAGCAACACCGTCGCTGGAGACGCTGCACAACTGCCAGACACGAGCCAACTATACGCGGATTGTGATGAGCCGGCGCGTGCGCAATCTGCCGATGCCGAGGATGGACGTTATCAACATGCTCACGGCCTTTGAGGGCAGAGCCGTCCGGCAGCCGCAGCTGCTCAGCCCGGCGCTCGAAGAGGCCCTGCATGAAGTGCTTGCTCGCGGCGAGCAGGCGATTCTGCTGCTCAACCGCCGCGGCTACAGCCATTTTATTTACTGCCCCTCCTGCCGCCATACACTGCACTGCCGCAACTGTGATGTGACGCTCACTTACCACAAACGCCCGCACCGGGAAGATGCGGCGGAAACAGTCCTCGGACGGCATATGACGGGCGGCTATGCGATTTGTCATTACTGCCTGGCCAAGACGCTCGTGCCGAAGGCCTGTCCGCTTTGCGGCCAGGCGATGACGATGATTGGGCTGGGGGCCCAGCGGCTGGAGGAAGAGGTGCAGCACAAACTGCCGCACGCCCGCCTGCGCCGCATCGACAGCGATGCCATGGCAGGCAGGGATTATTACGGCCTGCTGGAGGATTTCGCCGCCGGACGGATTGATATTCTGGTCGGCACGCAGATGCTCGCCAAGGGTCTGCACTTTCCCAACGTAACGCTGGTGGGCATCGTCAGCGCCGACACGGCTCTTTCGCTGCCGGATTTTCGCGCCAACGAGCGGACGTTTCAGCTGATTTGTCAGGCGGCCGGCCGCGCCGGTCGCAGCGAAAAAGGCGGACGCGTGCTCATCCAGACTTTTCTGCCCGGCCAGCCCGCTATCGACTTTGCCTGCCGATACGACTGGGAGGGCTTCGTGCAGGAGGAAATGAAGCATCGGCGGGCCTGTCATCTGCCGCCGGTCTGGCGGATGGCGATGGTGCTGATGCGCGACGGCCGCTATGAACGGCTCACCGCCGCCGCCAAAGCCGTCAATGCACGGCTGGAGCAGATTATCGACCGGGAGAAACTGCCGATTCTCCTTCGCGGGCCGATGGAGGCGCCCATCAGCCGCATCAGCGGACAGCACCGAATGCACCTGATTGTCCAGGCCCCGCAGCCGCAGCCCATTCAGCAGTTGTTCGCCCGTTTCCGCGCTTCTTCCCCGATTCGCCCGTCCGTTCAGATTCAGATTGATGTGGACCCGGTGAGTGTTTTGTAG
- a CDS encoding sodium-translocating pyrophosphatase, with protein sequence MKTQSTICTVGAMLMLSAPVWAAGEVPEAGVGLQWFAPLSALVCSILALAFAVYFYKKVMAAPAGNPRMIEIATYVQEGAYAYLKRQYKVVAVVFAVLFVIFSVLSYYGVQNPFVPVAFLTGGFFSGLCGFLGMKTATNASSRTAQGAVESLNRGLQVAFRSGAVMGLVVVGFGLLDITLWYLILDKLVYTAAHMKEGLKLFGNFYLVHPGMDPSQKLIEITTTMITFGMGASTQALFARVGGGIYTKAADVGADLVGKVEAGIPEDDPRNPATIADNVGDNVGDVAGMGADLYESYCGSILATAALGAALPAAALQIKGVSQLMAVLAPMIVAGIGIVLSIIGIFMVRCKEGASQKNLLRALLLGTGSSSVLILIALIIMALLGMITWGIFGSVVAGLLAGVIIGQVTEYYTSDEYKPTRGIAGQAPMGPATVIIDGFAVGMFSTGWCVVTIVIGIILAFTSAGGFTNFSMGLYGIGFAAVGMLSTLGITLATDAYGPIADNAGGNAEMSGLGEEVRKRTDALDALGNTTAATGKGFAIGSAALTAMALLAAYIEEIRIWIKKLSISNGGTFRVGDVIFTTESVKVASVLDFVHAYDLTIMNPKLICGLFIGGMMAFVFCAMTMKAVGRAAGAMVNEVRRQFKEKPGIMKGTEKPDYARCVSISTAGAQKEMLVPSLMAIIVPVLTGLLLGVPGVMGLLAGGLTTGFVLAITLNNAGGAWDNAKKYIEKGAYGGKKLPDGTKNPVHGAAVIGDTVGDPFKDTSGPSLNILIKLMTMASVVFSGVVVKVSPMIGEWLSRTFGVGN encoded by the coding sequence GTGAAAACACAAAGTACAATCTGCACAGTTGGTGCAATGCTGATGCTGTCAGCCCCGGTTTGGGCTGCGGGAGAGGTTCCTGAAGCTGGGGTGGGTCTGCAATGGTTTGCGCCGTTGAGCGCCCTGGTCTGTTCTATTTTGGCCTTGGCCTTTGCTGTCTATTTTTACAAGAAGGTAATGGCTGCCCCGGCAGGCAACCCAAGGATGATTGAAATCGCTACGTACGTTCAGGAAGGCGCTTACGCTTATCTGAAACGGCAGTACAAAGTGGTGGCGGTTGTGTTTGCCGTCCTGTTTGTCATTTTCAGTGTGCTCTCTTACTATGGTGTGCAGAACCCGTTTGTGCCGGTGGCCTTTCTGACGGGCGGCTTCTTCAGCGGCCTGTGCGGCTTTCTGGGAATGAAGACGGCAACCAACGCCTCGTCCCGGACAGCCCAGGGAGCCGTGGAAAGCTTAAACCGCGGACTGCAGGTGGCCTTCCGCAGCGGTGCCGTCATGGGTCTGGTGGTGGTCGGCTTCGGCCTGCTGGATATTACGCTGTGGTATCTGATTCTGGACAAGCTGGTCTATACCGCCGCCCATATGAAGGAAGGGCTCAAGCTGTTCGGCAACTTCTATCTGGTACATCCGGGAATGGACCCGAGCCAGAAGCTGATTGAAATCACCACGACGATGATTACGTTCGGAATGGGCGCTTCGACCCAGGCGCTGTTTGCCCGTGTCGGCGGCGGCATTTATACCAAGGCGGCTGACGTGGGAGCCGACCTGGTAGGCAAGGTCGAGGCGGGCATTCCGGAAGATGACCCGCGCAACCCGGCGACGATTGCCGACAATGTCGGTGATAACGTCGGCGACGTGGCGGGAATGGGCGCCGACCTGTACGAAAGCTACTGCGGCTCGATTCTGGCGACGGCGGCTCTGGGGGCAGCCCTGCCGGCCGCGGCCCTGCAGATCAAGGGCGTCTCGCAGCTGATGGCCGTGCTGGCTCCGATGATTGTGGCGGGCATCGGCATCGTGCTGTCTATCATCGGCATCTTTATGGTACGGTGCAAAGAAGGGGCTTCCCAGAAGAACCTGCTGCGGGCACTGCTTTTGGGAACCGGCAGCAGTTCCGTGCTGATTCTGATTGCTCTGATTATTATGGCCCTGCTGGGGATGATTACATGGGGCATTTTCGGTTCCGTCGTGGCGGGGCTGCTTGCAGGCGTGATTATCGGGCAGGTTACAGAGTACTACACGTCGGATGAATACAAGCCCACCCGGGGAATCGCCGGTCAGGCGCCGATGGGGCCGGCTACAGTGATTATTGACGGATTTGCCGTGGGAATGTTTTCGACGGGCTGGTGTGTGGTGACGATTGTCATCGGGATTATTCTGGCGTTCACCAGTGCCGGCGGCTTTACAAACTTCTCAATGGGGCTGTATGGGATTGGATTTGCCGCCGTCGGAATGCTGTCCACGCTGGGAATTACGCTGGCCACGGACGCCTACGGACCGATTGCGGACAATGCAGGCGGAAATGCCGAGATGAGCGGTTTGGGCGAAGAAGTGCGGAAACGGACGGACGCTCTGGATGCGCTGGGCAATACGACGGCGGCCACGGGCAAGGGCTTTGCCATCGGTTCGGCGGCCCTGACGGCCATGGCCCTGCTGGCGGCGTACATCGAAGAAATCCGCATCTGGATAAAGAAACTTTCGATTTCCAACGGCGGTACATTCCGGGTCGGAGATGTGATTTTTACAACAGAATCGGTAAAAGTCGCTTCGGTTCTGGATTTTGTTCATGCCTACGATTTGACGATTATGAATCCGAAACTGATTTGCGGCCTGTTCATCGGCGGAATGATGGCGTTTGTCTTCTGTGCAATGACGATGAAGGCCGTCGGCCGTGCGGCGGGAGCGATGGTCAATGAAGTCCGCCGGCAGTTTAAGGAAAAACCGGGCATTATGAAGGGAACGGAGAAGCCGGATTATGCCCGGTGCGTGTCGATTTCCACCGCCGGAGCTCAGAAAGAAATGCTGGTGCCGTCCCTGATGGCGATTATTGTGCCGGTTCTGACGGGACTGCTGCTGGGAGTGCCGGGGGTAATGGGACTTCTGGCGGGCGGCCTGACTACAGGTTTTGTGCTGGCGATTACCCTCAACAACGCCGGCGGTGCCTGGGATAACGCCAAGAAGTACATTGAAAAGGGTGCCTACGGCGGCAAGAAGCTGCCGGACGGCACAAAGAACCCCGTGCACGGAGCAGCGGTTATCGGCGACACGGTCGGCGACCCGTTCAAGGACACCTCCGGACCGAGTCTGAACATCCTGATTAAGCTGATGACCATGGCCAGCGTAGTGTTCAGCGGCGTCGTGGTGAAAGTTTCGCCGATGATTGGCGAATGGCTTAGCCGAACCTTCGGGGTTGGAAATTAA
- the cas1 gene encoding type II CRISPR-associated endonuclease Cas1, producing MIKRVVECSTAGTFLSVHLGQLLVRQDGQVKGRIPCEDIGVLLIDNPAVTYTHSVLTVLLEQGAAVVVCNGRHLPAGLLLPLESNAVQAERFRDQIAAGESLKKRLWKQIVQAKIAHQAHLVRSDQQTYRVLMALRRRVRSGDPENVEAQASARFWPAFLQDPSFRRHREGPPPNHLLNYGYIVLRSAVARALCSAGLLPTLGIHHRNRYNAFALADDLIEPFRGFVEEKVRDMYTRCGPSDGQLTKETKAALLEVLYRSVTVGGFKGPLMVALHRTAASLVRCFAGEQKYLDLPQLCM from the coding sequence GTGATTAAACGGGTTGTCGAATGCTCCACAGCAGGGACGTTTTTATCGGTCCATCTGGGACAGCTGCTTGTCCGGCAGGACGGACAGGTCAAAGGCCGGATTCCCTGTGAGGATATCGGCGTCCTGCTGATTGACAATCCCGCCGTCACCTATACCCATTCCGTCCTGACCGTTCTATTAGAGCAGGGGGCCGCCGTGGTCGTCTGCAACGGCAGACACCTGCCCGCCGGACTCCTGTTGCCCCTCGAGTCCAACGCCGTTCAGGCCGAACGCTTTCGGGACCAGATTGCCGCCGGCGAATCCCTCAAAAAACGCCTCTGGAAGCAGATTGTCCAGGCCAAAATCGCCCATCAGGCCCATCTGGTCCGCTCGGACCAACAGACATATCGGGTCCTGATGGCCCTCCGCCGACGCGTCCGCTCCGGCGACCCCGAAAATGTGGAGGCCCAGGCCTCTGCCCGGTTCTGGCCCGCCTTTCTGCAGGACCCCTCCTTTCGCAGGCACCGAGAAGGTCCTCCGCCCAATCACCTGCTCAATTACGGCTATATCGTCCTGCGTTCCGCCGTTGCCCGGGCCCTGTGCAGTGCGGGGCTGCTGCCGACCCTCGGCATTCATCACCGCAATCGGTACAACGCCTTTGCCCTGGCCGATGACCTCATTGAGCCCTTCCGCGGTTTTGTTGAAGAAAAGGTCCGGGACATGTACACTCGCTGCGGCCCCTCCGACGGCCAGCTGACCAAAGAAACCAAGGCCGCTCTTCTGGAAGTCCTTTACCGCTCCGTCACGGTCGGCGGTTTCAAAGGTCCCCTGATGGTTGCCCTTCACCGCACTGCCGCCTCCCTGGTCCGATGTTTCGCTGGAGAACAGAAATACTTGGATTTGCCTCAGTTATGTATGTAA
- the cas2 gene encoding CRISPR-associated endonuclease Cas2: MWILVMFDLPVDTKKARKDYADFRKNLVQDGFTMLQYSVYARHCASEENAHVHCKRVCSFLPPEGEVRIIHVTEKQFEKMQIFFGKRRKPTPPPPAQLELF, from the coding sequence GTGTGGATTTTGGTGATGTTTGATTTGCCGGTTGATACGAAAAAGGCGCGAAAAGATTATGCCGATTTTCGGAAAAACCTTGTACAGGATGGGTTTACGATGTTACAATATTCTGTATATGCAAGGCATTGTGCCAGTGAAGAAAATGCACACGTGCACTGTAAGCGAGTCTGTTCTTTTTTGCCTCCTGAAGGAGAAGTCCGTATTATACACGTTACGGAAAAACAATTTGAAAAAATGCAAATTTTTTTCGGAAAACGGCGCAAACCCACCCCTCCGCCCCCCGCTCAGCTCGAATTATTTTGA
- the cas9 gene encoding type II CRISPR RNA-guided endonuclease Cas9 (Cas9, originally named Csn1, is the large, multifunctional signature protein of type II CRISPR/Cas systems. It is well known even to general audiences because its RNA-guided endonuclease activity has made it a popular tool for custom editing of eukaryotic genomes.) — protein MGYILGIDLGPTSIGWAAFDLDENNEPVTISTILDKDEKGNWIKCPALGARVFPAGVDNLGKGKQESPKNLNRRLKRSLRRRLRRAKARRKAVVELLIKYGLLKDLQHVETIQQVDPYEIRARAASSKVELFEIARIFLHFAKRRGFKSNRRQPLTKEKNSSEMKEAIERLDRELDGKTLGQFWYERRTENPRTAIRNRRDQYRWIAQRKHYIDELTRIWTIQAPYYPAVLTKEFYDELTLVLFAQIPFELSNRKKKKIIGTCELITGKPRCPWAERAAQKFRLLQKVNDLLVDGYPLSPRERKVLIELLTVKKELSFDQIREKLWGPEGAKKKFNLQYKTNDKMLGNEIDSLLVSAAFFDKNRWLNLEESHKDEVWRILREFLDEKRTKQQVEAVLANQYGLHFKRDEWPEKLKEPEGYCAYSREALEKILPALEQGKNLYEAVQQAGFSRKMRQLNFLPLPVKENGFSIPNPVVRSVLVQLRKVINLLIKEKGVPTEIVVETAAPMKASKLQRQEILENQAKNQQERDKARQAIREMMGWEPDVDISETDVLKYRLWKSQKEYCPYTCRKIPSYILFTREVEIDHILPYSMSLDNSLENKVVCFASANQDKKQNTPISWLGEHSERWEQICEFHFHNAFGFTDEKWDRFCTRNEEIAEKYQNKRLLQDTAYAARVIRSYLQQLYPPQEAEYRVRTTKGGITAELRNLWGLNAVLRDGGAGPKNREDLRHHAVDAAVVALTKPALIQKITKTLQQNWPQRPSLAPIAEPWEDFRNQLKQAVQSVNISHRVQRKVKGALHQETNYFLEENGLWKGKYITRRQLAKITQEEAERICDPHIRGLVRQRLYEYDGDAAKAFETPLLLRRNPDIPIYSVRIWNTLSNPILIRESSGETLRPFTNKVWVKSEENHHIEFYKAKNAGGKTVFLCLPCSMWQAAQRIKNKQPIILKRFLSSDYQNAEFIMSLSKGETVWMKGKSGQVCLVRVTGISGDPENPKKIDMEAKPIHLADVRLEGEQKNALRREWRLTDLQRFPERILQKVTIDPLGRIRRAND, from the coding sequence ATGGGCTATATATTGGGTATAGATTTGGGACCTACTTCAATTGGCTGGGCGGCTTTTGATTTGGATGAAAACAATGAACCCGTAACAATATCAACTATTCTTGATAAAGATGAAAAAGGGAACTGGATAAAATGCCCAGCTTTGGGGGCTCGTGTTTTTCCAGCCGGTGTAGACAACCTCGGGAAAGGGAAACAGGAAAGCCCAAAAAATTTAAACAGAAGATTAAAACGATCTCTCCGGAGAAGATTACGGCGGGCCAAGGCAAGACGGAAAGCTGTTGTAGAACTCTTGATAAAGTACGGTTTGTTAAAAGACCTGCAACATGTTGAAACTATCCAACAAGTTGATCCTTACGAAATTCGTGCAAGGGCAGCTTCCTCGAAAGTAGAATTGTTCGAAATTGCACGAATCTTTTTACATTTTGCCAAACGCAGAGGCTTCAAAAGCAACCGCAGGCAGCCTTTAACTAAAGAAAAGAACTCGTCAGAGATGAAGGAGGCTATTGAGCGGCTGGATCGCGAGTTAGACGGAAAAACACTGGGACAATTTTGGTATGAAAGAAGAACCGAAAATCCCCGCACTGCAATCCGAAATCGAAGAGACCAGTATCGTTGGATTGCACAGCGGAAGCACTATATAGACGAACTGACTCGAATCTGGACTATTCAGGCTCCGTATTACCCTGCTGTTTTAACGAAGGAATTTTATGATGAATTGACTTTGGTGTTATTTGCTCAAATTCCTTTTGAACTCAGCAATCGGAAAAAGAAAAAAATTATAGGCACCTGTGAACTGATCACCGGCAAACCGCGATGCCCGTGGGCGGAACGTGCAGCACAGAAATTCCGCCTTTTACAAAAAGTAAACGACCTGCTTGTAGATGGATATCCTCTGTCTCCTCGGGAAAGAAAAGTTCTTATTGAACTATTAACGGTGAAAAAAGAACTTTCCTTTGACCAGATCAGAGAAAAATTATGGGGACCGGAAGGAGCAAAAAAGAAATTTAATCTTCAATACAAAACAAATGACAAAATGCTTGGCAATGAAATTGACTCTCTGCTTGTGAGCGCTGCTTTTTTTGACAAGAATCGGTGGCTTAATCTGGAGGAATCCCACAAAGACGAAGTCTGGCGGATATTGCGGGAATTTCTTGATGAGAAGCGAACCAAGCAGCAAGTAGAGGCGGTGCTTGCCAATCAGTATGGCTTGCATTTTAAGAGAGATGAATGGCCCGAAAAACTGAAGGAGCCTGAGGGATACTGCGCTTACAGCAGAGAAGCGTTAGAGAAAATACTGCCGGCTTTGGAACAAGGCAAAAATCTTTATGAAGCTGTTCAGCAGGCCGGTTTCTCACGGAAAATGAGGCAATTGAATTTTCTTCCCTTGCCGGTCAAAGAAAATGGGTTTTCGATACCAAATCCTGTGGTGCGTTCTGTGCTGGTTCAGCTTCGCAAAGTGATCAATTTGCTGATCAAGGAAAAAGGAGTGCCGACGGAAATCGTGGTCGAAACAGCAGCGCCAATGAAAGCATCAAAACTACAGCGTCAGGAAATTCTTGAAAACCAAGCCAAAAATCAGCAGGAGCGGGACAAAGCAAGACAGGCAATTCGTGAAATGATGGGTTGGGAACCGGATGTTGATATTTCCGAAACAGATGTTTTGAAATACCGTCTCTGGAAATCCCAAAAAGAATACTGTCCTTACACGTGCAGAAAAATTCCTTCATACATCTTGTTCACAAGAGAGGTGGAAATTGATCATATTTTACCGTATTCGATGAGTCTGGATAACTCGTTGGAAAATAAAGTAGTGTGTTTTGCTTCTGCCAATCAGGACAAGAAGCAAAATACGCCGATTTCCTGGCTTGGAGAGCATAGTGAACGCTGGGAGCAAATCTGTGAGTTTCATTTTCATAACGCATTTGGCTTCACAGATGAGAAGTGGGATCGATTTTGCACACGCAATGAAGAAATTGCGGAGAAATACCAAAATAAACGTCTTCTTCAGGATACAGCCTATGCCGCGCGTGTGATTCGGTCCTATCTTCAGCAACTGTATCCTCCACAGGAAGCCGAATACAGGGTTCGTACTACAAAAGGCGGCATCACGGCGGAGTTAAGAAATCTGTGGGGGTTGAATGCGGTTTTGCGAGATGGCGGCGCCGGTCCCAAAAACAGAGAAGATCTGCGGCATCATGCCGTTGATGCCGCCGTCGTGGCTCTCACGAAACCAGCCCTTATCCAGAAAATAACGAAGACCCTTCAGCAAAACTGGCCCCAAAGACCATCTTTAGCCCCGATTGCTGAGCCTTGGGAAGATTTTCGGAACCAGCTAAAGCAGGCTGTACAGAGTGTTAATATCTCTCATCGTGTCCAGCGGAAAGTGAAAGGTGCGCTCCATCAGGAAACCAATTATTTTCTCGAAGAGAACGGTCTCTGGAAAGGCAAATATATAACGCGAAGACAACTTGCCAAAATAACACAGGAGGAAGCAGAAAGGATTTGTGACCCTCACATCCGCGGTCTTGTTCGGCAGCGGCTTTATGAATATGACGGAGATGCCGCCAAGGCTTTCGAAACTCCTCTGCTGCTCCGGCGAAATCCGGATATTCCGATTTACAGTGTCAGAATCTGGAACACGCTTTCAAATCCGATTCTGATTCGAGAGTCATCGGGAGAAACGCTCCGCCCCTTTACCAACAAAGTCTGGGTTAAATCAGAAGAGAATCATCATATCGAATTTTATAAGGCAAAAAATGCCGGAGGGAAAACGGTTTTTCTGTGTCTTCCCTGTTCGATGTGGCAGGCTGCTCAAAGGATTAAAAATAAACAGCCGATCATCCTGAAACGCTTTCTGTCATCCGACTATCAGAATGCTGAATTTATTATGTCTCTCTCAAAAGGGGAAACAGTTTGGATGAAAGGCAAAAGCGGACAGGTATGTTTGGTGCGTGTTACCGGAATATCCGGAGACCCCGAAAATCCCAAAAAGATTGATATGGAAGCCAAACCGATTCATTTGGCGGATGTCCGGCTCGAAGGAGAGCAAAAAAATGCTCTGCGAAGGGAGTGGAGACTGACCGACCTCCAGCGTTTTCCAGAACGTATCCTTCAAAAAGTTACGATAGACCCGTTAGGCAGAATCCGCCGTGCCAATGATTAG
- the argJ gene encoding bifunctional glutamate N-acetyltransferase/amino-acid acetyltransferase ArgJ, translated as MKNQTITAPKGFLAAGLHCGIKASGKPDLALLYCPNGAAAAAVFTTNKIVSAAVTVCREHVRSGRTFAAVINSGNANACTGQKGIADAETMCQTSAELLGIRPEQVLIASTGIIGHPLPIQTVCEGIRKAAARLGEGASAGMNFAKAILTTDTKVKNAVRTVKLNGKTVTLAGTVKGAGMIGPNMATTLCILTTDAAIRKPLLQKALRTAVDQSLNRLTVDGHQSTNDTAMILASGLAGNRMIQKQDGAYQRFEAALTELCLDLARQMALDAEGATRMFTVVIEGAASAAQARQAARAVANYDLVKCAVHGADPNWGRIICAVGSSGVLLNPEKLTCKIGQITVFKNGQPAEFDPKKVSRIIAQKAHTITVYLGVGKHRDFCIGCDLSREYITINADYHT; from the coding sequence ATGAAAAACCAAACAATAACGGCCCCGAAGGGGTTCTTGGCGGCCGGGCTGCATTGCGGCATCAAGGCCAGCGGAAAACCGGACCTGGCTTTGCTGTACTGCCCGAACGGTGCAGCAGCGGCGGCTGTCTTTACCACCAACAAAATTGTGTCGGCGGCGGTGACGGTTTGCCGCGAGCACGTGCGCAGCGGACGCACCTTTGCCGCCGTCATCAACAGCGGCAATGCCAACGCCTGCACCGGCCAGAAAGGAATCGCCGATGCCGAGACCATGTGTCAAACCAGCGCGGAGCTGCTGGGGATTCGACCGGAACAGGTTCTGATTGCCTCGACGGGAATTATTGGACACCCCCTGCCGATTCAAACCGTCTGCGAAGGCATCCGCAAAGCCGCCGCCCGCCTCGGGGAAGGGGCTTCCGCGGGAATGAATTTTGCCAAGGCCATTCTGACAACGGACACAAAAGTCAAAAACGCCGTCCGAACCGTCAAACTGAACGGCAAAACCGTCACGCTGGCCGGAACAGTCAAAGGGGCCGGAATGATTGGGCCGAACATGGCCACGACGCTTTGCATCCTGACAACGGATGCGGCCATCCGCAAACCCCTCCTGCAGAAAGCCCTCCGTACGGCCGTGGACCAGTCACTGAACCGGCTGACGGTGGACGGGCACCAAAGCACCAACGATACGGCGATGATTCTGGCCTCCGGTCTGGCAGGCAATCGAATGATTCAGAAACAGGACGGGGCCTATCAACGTTTCGAAGCGGCCCTGACGGAGCTGTGTCTGGACCTGGCCCGGCAGATGGCCCTGGATGCAGAGGGAGCAACCCGGATGTTTACCGTTGTCATTGAAGGAGCGGCGTCGGCGGCTCAGGCCCGTCAGGCCGCCCGAGCGGTTGCCAATTATGACCTGGTGAAATGTGCCGTTCACGGAGCGGACCCGAACTGGGGACGGATTATCTGTGCGGTCGGCTCCAGCGGTGTTTTGTTAAACCCGGAAAAACTCACTTGTAAAATTGGGCAAATTACGGTATTCAAAAACGGTCAGCCGGCCGAATTTGACCCCAAAAAGGTTTCCCGAATTATCGCCCAGAAAGCCCACACGATTACCGTGTATCTGGGCGTCGGCAAACACCGGGATTTCTGTATAGGCTGCGACTTAAGTCGAGAATATATAACGATTAATGCGGACTACCATACGTAA